The genomic stretch GTCTTGGTAAGGTGTAATTTCAAATTTTATATTTTCCATAATTCTGATCCTTTTTGGTGAAACTCTTCCTTAAAATTACAAATTAAAATTTTACAAAAAGAAGATTTTAAAAATTTTCAAATAATTTATAATGATTAAAATTATTCGGAAGTTATCTTAAAGTATAGAAAAAGCAAATCACGTTACATTTACGATTGAATTTAATTATATACTATTTCAGAATTATTAATCTAAAGAAACACGCTTGAACAAATAAAAAGTCGGACTTTTGGGGCTTGAAAATTTCATGCGGATGTTAAAAGAGAAAAATAAATTTATTTCAACGATTCTTGCTTTTGCAATGATTCCGATGTCGGGTTTGGCAACAGATATTTATCTGCCTTCAATGCCGAGTATGGCGACTGAACTTCACCAACCTGAAAGCAATATTCAGCTTACTTTATCGATATTTTTGATAAGTTATGGCATCACGCAGTTCTTTGCAGGAAGTATTGTTGATTCTTTCGGACGATACAGAATTTCAATGGCTTCTTTGGCTTTATTTATTGTCTCTTTCCTGATTACTGCGACGACTCAAAATATCTTTGTAATCTATGCAATGCGGGTTTTGCAGGGGATTTTATCAGGATTTGCAGTGGTTTCTAAACGTGCTTTTTTTGTGGATGTTTATGAAGGAGATGAGCGGAAACATTATCTCAGTATCATGACGATTGTATGGTCAGTCGGTCCGATCATTGCGCCGTTTATCGGAGGTTATTTACAGAAAATTTTCGGTTGGCAATCTAATTTCTATGTTTTAGCGGGATATAGTTTGGTTCTTTTAATTTTTGAATTGATTTTCTCAGGTGAAACTTTAAAGAAAAGAAATCCCTTCAATGTTGAATTTTTGCTTAAAGAATACGATTCGATGTTTAAAGCGAAAGATTTTTTCTACGGAATGGTGATGTGCGGATTGAGTTACTCGATGATTATGTTTTTCAATTTGTGTGGCTCTTTCATTATCGAGCATAAAATGGGTTATTCTGAAGTTGTTGCCGGATACGTTTCCTTGATTCTTGGTTTTGCCTGGATGGCGGGAGGTTTTTTAGGAAAAGCATTAATCAATAAAGCATTTTTACCTAAAATTAGAAATGCCAATTTTATTCAATTGTTGCTGATTGTTTTGATGTTTATTGCATCTTATTTTTCAAATAATATTTACAGTTTGGTTGCTTTTGCATTCGTCATTCATGTGACTGCCGGATTTATTTTTAATAATTATTTCTCATATTGTATCGGAAGATTCCCCAATTCTGCCGGACTTGCAGGTGGAATGACAGGTGGAGTAGTGTTTATCATCACTTCTGCAATAAGCTACGGAATTGTGGCGCTCATCAAACCTCAGGTTCAGCTTGAAGTCGCAGAAGGATATTTTGTTTTGGGAATTTTAGGTTTATTTATTTTGAGTATGATTAAATGGAGAAAAGCGCATGTTTGATTAATTTTTAATTATGAATTATGATTATGAATTATGAATTATGAATTATGAATTATGAATTATGAATTATGAATTATGAATTATGAATTATGAATTATGAATTATGAATTATGAATTATGAATTATGAATTATTTTTTGGATAAACTTCAGTATTTTATACTAATCAATATCAATAGGAGCGGGCTTTAGCCCGCTTTATTTTTGTATATAACTATTGGCTTTAGCCAAAACTTAAAAATATTTCGCTATTACTACACTTAGATTCCTCCGGAATGACAAACTAAACGCATATTTTTTGCGCAATTAGTGAAAAACATTTGCGCAATTTATGTTTAACAAAACAAAAAAGCCCCTTAAAAAAGGAGCTTTTCATTTATATTAAATCAAGAATTAGATTCCGTCAATAATTTCATTTAAAACAGTACTTGGTCTCATTGCCTCATAAGTTTTGTAAGTATCTGTTTTGAAGTAGCCGTCAATGTTTTGAGGCTTACCTTGAGCGCCAATTAACTCAGCATTGATAACTTCTTCATTTTCGTGCATTGCTTCCGCAACCGGAGCAAATTGTTCAGCTAATTCAGCATCTGCAGTTTGGTTTGCCAATGCTTCTGCCCAATACATTGCCAAATAGAAGTGAGAACCTCTGTTATCGATTTGTCCAACTTTTCTTGCAGGAGATTTGTCAGTCGCCAAGAATTTAGCATTTGCTTCATCTAATGCATCTGCTAAAACCTGAGATTTTGTATTCCCCTGAGTTTGTGCTAAATGCTCTAAAGAAGCCTGTAAAGCTAAGAATTCACCTAAAGAATCCCATCTTAAATAACCTTCTTCTAAGAATTGCTCAACGTGTTTTGGAGCAGAACCTCCAGCTCCTGTTTCGAATAAACCACCACCATTCATCAATGGAACGATAGAAAGCATTTTAGCAGAAGTTCCAAGTTCAAGAATTGGGAAAAGGTCAGTTAAATAATCTCTCAATACGTTTCCTGAAACAGAAATGGTATCTTTTCCTTCTCTTGCTCTCTTCAACGTTTCCGTCATTGCGTCTTTTACATCAAGAATTTTAATGTCAAGTCCGTTTGTATCGTGATCAGCTAAATATTTTTCAACTTTTTTGATCATTTCTCTGTCGTGAGCTCTTCCTTTATCTAACCAGAAAATTGCCGGAGTATCAGAAAGTCTTGCTCTGTTTACTGCTAATTTTACCCAGTCCTGAATCGGAGCATCTTTCGTCTGACACATTCTGAAGATATCACCAGCTTCAACTTTCTGAGAAAGAAGAACGTTTCCAGCTTCATCCTGAACTTCAACCGTTCCTTCAGCAGAAGCCTGGAAAGTTTTGTCGTGAGAACCGTATTCTTCAGCTTTTTGAGCCATCAAACCTACGTTTGGAACAGAGCCCATTGTGGTAGGATCCAGTTTTCCGTGCGCTTTCATGTCGTCAATAACTGACTGATAGAAACCTGCGTAAGAACGGTCTGGAATGATACAAACTGTATCTTCTTCGTTTCCTTCCTTGTTCCACATTTTTCCTCCGCCTCTTACCAAAGCAGCCATAGAAGCATCAACGATAATATCTGAAGGAACGTGGAAATTCGTAATTCCTTTATCAGAATTTACCATTGCCACTCTTGGTCCGTTTGTTAAAGCAGTTTCAATATCCGCTTTAATATCCGCTTCCTGAGCATTTCCTTTAATTTTATCGAAAAGATCAGCAAGACCGTTGTTTGGATTTACATCTAAAGATTTAAATGTTTCAGCATATTTAGTGAAAACATCTTTAAAGAAAGTCTCAACAATTGCTCCGAAAACGATTGGATCTGAGATTTTCATCATTGTCGCTTTCAGGTGAGCAGAAAGAAGTACGTTTCTGTTTTTAGCTTCTTCGATAGCTTCCTGTACGAAAGATTTCAAAGAATTTAAGTTCATTACAGAAGAATCGATTACTTCTCCAGCCTGAAGACCTGCGAAATCTTTTAATAAAGTTTCAGCGCCATCATTTCCTTTGAAAACGATTTTATATTTTGTAGCATTTTCCAGAGTAGTAGAAGTTTCTGTCCCGTAGAAATCTCCGCTGTTCATGTGAGCAACGTCAGTTTTGCTGTCTGAAGCCCAATTACCCATTCTGTGAGGGTTTGCCTTTGCATAATTTTTAACAGCTTTTGGAGCACGTCTGTCAGAATTTCCTTCTCTAAGAACAGGGTTTACAGCACTTCCTAAAACTTTAGCATACTTAGCTTTAATTGCTTTTTCCTCGTCATTTTTAGGCTCTGCAGGATAATTTGGAACTGCAAAACCTTTAGCTTGTAATTCAGCGATAGCCGAATCTAACTGAGGAGCAGAAGCTGAAATATTTGGTAATTTGATAATGTTTGCATCCGGTTGAGTTGCCAATTCTCCTAATTGAGCTAAAGCATCAACGATTTTCTGATCATCTTTCAAAAATTCTGGGAAGTTAGCTAAGATTCTTCCTGCCAAAGAAATATCCGGAACTGCGATCTCAATGTTTGCTGGTTTTGTAAAAGCTTTTACAATCGGTAAAAACGAGTGTGTAGCCAACATTGGAGCTTCATCCGTAAGGGTGTAATAGATTTTTGATTTTTCTGACATTATACTGTTATTTATTATTTAAATTTTTAGTTTCACAAATTTAGTTAAATTTTAATTTTTTACACTTTAATAATCAATGAGTTTTTTCACTTTAAGAATTATTTAACCTTTATTTCAAACAAATTCACCAGGAATTTGAATAAATTTGATAAAAATTTAAATAAATAAACTATGTCTACAATTACATTTAAAGGAAACCCAATAAATACGATAGGAAATCTTCCCGAAGTAGGAAAAGATGCTCAGGAATTTACAATGGTTTCCGGAGATTTGTCTGAAAAAAACCTTGCTGATTATACTGGGAAAAGAGTTGTTCTGAACATTTTTCCAAGTATTGATACAGGAATTTGTGCGGCTTCTGCAAGAAAATTCAACGAAGAAGCTTCAAATCTTGATAATACAGTTGTAATTAATGTTTCAAGAGATTTACCTTTTGCATTGTCTAGATTTTGCGCAGCTGAAGGTTTGAATAACGTAGAAACGTTATCAGATTTCAGAGGTAATTTTGGTGAAGATTATGGCGTTACGCTTTCAGATTCTCCTTTGAAAGGGCTTTTAAGCAGAGCAGTTGTTGTTTTGGATGAAAAAGCTAAAGTAATATATACTGAGCAAGTTCCTGAAATCGGACAAGAGCCTAATTACGAAGCTGCTATTGCATCTTTGAAGTAAATAAAAATATTTCTCATCAATTTGAATCATTCTGTTATTTAATAGAATGATTTTTCTATTTTTGTGGATGAACGCAATAACTAATCATTGAAGAATAAATTTACCTCTTTTGCTATAATCTGTTTTCTCATTTATGGGAATGCCGTTTTCAAAGCGCAGGAATCTGTTGAAATAAACAGTCTGAAAAGTCAGCTGAAATTGACTAAGTCCGAAAAAGAACGAGCAAAGATTTTTGGAGATTTAGGTAATATCTATGTTCAGAATAAAAATGCAGACAGTGCAATTTCATATTCCAAATTATCATTATCTAGTTATTTAAAAAACAATGATACTGAGCAAATCGGAAGAGCAAATTTGTTTATAGGGACTTTGTTTTTGCAAAAAAATGATTTAGTTACGGGTGAAAAATACTTGTTAGAAGCCGAAAAATATCTCCATAAAACTGAAAATTACGAAAAGAGAGCTCTTCTCAATTTTTGGATGGCACGAGTGAATGCTGTCAACAAAAAAAGTGATGTTGCCGCAAAATATTACAATGAAATTTTAAAGTATAATAAAGAAGGCAGAAAAATAGACAAGAACATTGTAATGGAATCTTACCAAGGTCTTTTTGCTAACAATTTTATACAACAAGAGTACGCAGACAGTTATACAGCTTTATATACGTACATCGATTTTGTTAAAAAAAACTATCCTGAAAATTTATATCCCGCCTACAGAAGTGCCGGGACATTTTTCTTAACCAGCAGAGATAATAAAAAAGCGTTGGAGTATTTCCAAAAAGGTTTGGAAGTTTCCCAAAAGAGTCATAATGATTTGCAGACAGCAGAAGCAAAGATTTTTATGGCTAATATTTATTCTGAAATGAATCAACTGGAAGTAGCAAAAAAATATCTGAATGAGGCTAAAACTTATTACGAGGCTAAAAATTTGAAAGATAATTTACCGTTGGTCTATTACTATTTCTCAGATATTTATTCTAAAGAAAAAGATTTTGTAAAAGCTGAGGAATATGCAGCTAAAGGAATGAAATTGAGTAGTGAAAAAGATCCGATGTATCAGTATTACAAAAATCATGAAGGATTTATTGGGTTAAAAAAGATAATGGAAGATAGCTTAGCTCTTAAAAATGAGCCATCAAAACTTTTAGCATTAGAATCCAAAACAAAAGAGCAGGAAAAAAATCTTGAATATTTTACTCAATTGAAGACTTATGTTTCTCCGGAAATTTTTATTCAGAATTATGAAGTGTTACATCGTGCTTATGCTTTCCTTGGGGATTACACTCAGTCTTACTCGTACCTAAAAAAGATGTATGACAAGAAAGAAGAAACGTATGGAATGGACAAAATGAAAGCTCTTTCTTCTGTACAATCGGAAACTGAAGTCGCAAACGAAAGAACCCGCATAAAATTAGAAGAAGAAACCAAACGCATACAACTCCAAAAAGAAATAGAATTAAAAGCACTTCTTTTTGAATACGAAAAAAAACAGGCTG from Chryseobacterium indoltheticum encodes the following:
- a CDS encoding NADP-dependent isocitrate dehydrogenase gives rise to the protein MSEKSKIYYTLTDEAPMLATHSFLPIVKAFTKPANIEIAVPDISLAGRILANFPEFLKDDQKIVDALAQLGELATQPDANIIKLPNISASAPQLDSAIAELQAKGFAVPNYPAEPKNDEEKAIKAKYAKVLGSAVNPVLREGNSDRRAPKAVKNYAKANPHRMGNWASDSKTDVAHMNSGDFYGTETSTTLENATKYKIVFKGNDGAETLLKDFAGLQAGEVIDSSVMNLNSLKSFVQEAIEEAKNRNVLLSAHLKATMMKISDPIVFGAIVETFFKDVFTKYAETFKSLDVNPNNGLADLFDKIKGNAQEADIKADIETALTNGPRVAMVNSDKGITNFHVPSDIIVDASMAALVRGGGKMWNKEGNEEDTVCIIPDRSYAGFYQSVIDDMKAHGKLDPTTMGSVPNVGLMAQKAEEYGSHDKTFQASAEGTVEVQDEAGNVLLSQKVEAGDIFRMCQTKDAPIQDWVKLAVNRARLSDTPAIFWLDKGRAHDREMIKKVEKYLADHDTNGLDIKILDVKDAMTETLKRAREGKDTISVSGNVLRDYLTDLFPILELGTSAKMLSIVPLMNGGGLFETGAGGSAPKHVEQFLEEGYLRWDSLGEFLALQASLEHLAQTQGNTKSQVLADALDEANAKFLATDKSPARKVGQIDNRGSHFYLAMYWAEALANQTADAELAEQFAPVAEAMHENEEVINAELIGAQGKPQNIDGYFKTDTYKTYEAMRPSTVLNEIIDGI
- a CDS encoding adenylate/guanylate cyclase domain-containing protein, with the protein product MKNKFTSFAIICFLIYGNAVFKAQESVEINSLKSQLKLTKSEKERAKIFGDLGNIYVQNKNADSAISYSKLSLSSYLKNNDTEQIGRANLFIGTLFLQKNDLVTGEKYLLEAEKYLHKTENYEKRALLNFWMARVNAVNKKSDVAAKYYNEILKYNKEGRKIDKNIVMESYQGLFANNFIQQEYADSYTALYTYIDFVKKNYPENLYPAYRSAGTFFLTSRDNKKALEYFQKGLEVSQKSHNDLQTAEAKIFMANIYSEMNQLEVAKKYLNEAKTYYEAKNLKDNLPLVYYYFSDIYSKEKDFVKAEEYAAKGMKLSSEKDPMYQYYKNHEGFIGLKKIMEDSLALKNEPSKLLALESKTKEQEKNLEYFTQLKTYVSPEIFIQNYEVLHRAYAFLGDYTQSYSYLKKMYDKKEETYGMDKMKALSSVQSETEVANERTRIKLEEETKRIQLQKEIELKALLFEYEKKQAAAKTDEERKRLALEEDLKRKEIQIKFDEEQKAVLLKYDQEKNIAKINQEKKDAIAKADLESSKTQKNMWAIGAGLSLLLLGFAGFSYNQKRKDNKKIAEEKQKSDDLLLNILPFEVAEELKEKGKTSAKHFDEVSVLFTDFVNFTANSERIGVQEVLNELNICFTEFDRIMEKYNLEKIKTIGDAYLAVSGLPVSNDQHAKNAVSASLEILSYIQHRKQHNPNALNIRIGIHSGAVIAGIVGVKKFAYDIWGDTVNTAARMEQNSAPGRVNISEATYQLIKESFSFEYRGKIETKGKGAMDMYFVNQI
- a CDS encoding MFS transporter translates to MLKEKNKFISTILAFAMIPMSGLATDIYLPSMPSMATELHQPESNIQLTLSIFLISYGITQFFAGSIVDSFGRYRISMASLALFIVSFLITATTQNIFVIYAMRVLQGILSGFAVVSKRAFFVDVYEGDERKHYLSIMTIVWSVGPIIAPFIGGYLQKIFGWQSNFYVLAGYSLVLLIFELIFSGETLKKRNPFNVEFLLKEYDSMFKAKDFFYGMVMCGLSYSMIMFFNLCGSFIIEHKMGYSEVVAGYVSLILGFAWMAGGFLGKALINKAFLPKIRNANFIQLLLIVLMFIASYFSNNIYSLVAFAFVIHVTAGFIFNNYFSYCIGRFPNSAGLAGGMTGGVVFIITSAISYGIVALIKPQVQLEVAEGYFVLGILGLFILSMIKWRKAHV
- the tpx gene encoding thiol peroxidase, whose amino-acid sequence is MSTITFKGNPINTIGNLPEVGKDAQEFTMVSGDLSEKNLADYTGKRVVLNIFPSIDTGICAASARKFNEEASNLDNTVVINVSRDLPFALSRFCAAEGLNNVETLSDFRGNFGEDYGVTLSDSPLKGLLSRAVVVLDEKAKVIYTEQVPEIGQEPNYEAAIASLK